From Arachis stenosperma cultivar V10309 chromosome 2, arast.V10309.gnm1.PFL2, whole genome shotgun sequence, one genomic window encodes:
- the LOC130960637 gene encoding methyl-CpG-binding domain-containing protein 4-like, which yields MTGAQENSHSKTPSTSTKRSGSSLGSVDEYAAQCKNCMKWRVIDTQEEFEEIRSKFIDEPFYCSKRGKSCDDPADLEYDSTRTWVMDKPNLPKAPEGFRRTLVLRKDYSKLDAYYITPTGKKLRTRNEIAGYLKDHPEHKGVSVTDFDFSSPKVMQDTVPEYFEQKDSATKRPKVVVKDEA from the exons ATGACGGGAGCTCAAGAAAACTCTCACTCCAAAACCCCATCTACTTCCACTaag AGATCAGGATCAAGCCTTGGTTCAGTTGATGAGTATGCTGCACAATGCAAGAATTGCATGAAATGGAGAGTGATTGATACTCAGGAAGAGTTTGAGGAGATTCGAAGCAAATTCATTGATGAACCATTTTATTGCAGTAAAAGGGGCAAGTCCTGTGATGACCCTGCTGATTTGGAATATGATTCAACTCGGACATGGGTCATGGACAAACCTAACCTCCCTAAGGCTCCAGAAGGTTTCAGGAGAACCTTGGTGCTGAGAAAAGATTACTCTAAGTTGGATGCTTACTACATCACTCCGACAGGGAAAAAGCTAAGAACCCGCAATGAAATTGCCGGGTATCTGAAAGATCATCCGGAACACAAAGGCGTATCTGTTACAGATTTTGATTTTTCATCCCCAAAGGTAATGCAAGACACCGTCCCGGAGTATTTTGAGCAGAAGGATTCAGCTACCAAAAGGCCTAAGGTGGTAGTCAAAGATGAAGCTTGA